A single genomic interval of Noviherbaspirillum cavernae harbors:
- a CDS encoding SDR family oxidoreductase, with protein sequence MNASETASVSVKSEELSGKAILVTGGASGLGAALCEVLSDAGARVMVADLDHDRAVRVADRLHADAIALDVGDPAAAEMAVEASVRQFGKLDVLINNAGVDVTCSLEDLSISDWERVIRTNLHGPFLMSRFAARRMRQAGHGHIVNIASTAAKRAWPNAAAYHASKWGLLGLSHALHAELRPFNIKVTAVIAGGMRTPFLLDRFPDIDITTLQEPANVARAVKSVLTLPDETVISEIMVLPMRETSWP encoded by the coding sequence ATGAACGCATCCGAAACAGCATCCGTTTCCGTCAAGTCCGAGGAACTGTCCGGCAAAGCCATTCTCGTCACCGGCGGCGCCAGCGGCCTGGGCGCCGCCCTGTGTGAGGTGCTGTCCGACGCAGGCGCCCGCGTGATGGTGGCCGATCTCGATCACGACCGTGCCGTGCGCGTGGCCGATCGCTTGCACGCGGACGCCATCGCGCTCGATGTGGGCGACCCCGCCGCTGCGGAGATGGCGGTCGAAGCAAGCGTGCGGCAATTCGGCAAGCTTGACGTGCTGATCAACAATGCCGGTGTGGACGTCACGTGCTCGCTGGAAGACCTGTCCATATCCGATTGGGAACGGGTGATCCGCACCAATCTGCACGGTCCCTTCCTGATGTCCAGGTTCGCCGCGCGGCGGATGCGACAGGCCGGCCATGGCCATATCGTCAACATCGCATCGACGGCGGCGAAGCGGGCATGGCCGAACGCGGCGGCCTACCATGCCAGCAAGTGGGGCCTGCTGGGCCTGTCGCACGCGCTGCATGCGGAATTGCGGCCTTTCAATATCAAGGTGACCGCCGTCATCGCGGGCGGCATGCGCACGCCCTTCCTGCTGGACAGGTTCCCCGACATCGATATCACCACCTTGCAGGAGCCGGCCAACGTCGCAAGAGCGGTGAAATCGGTGCTGACCTTGCCCGACGAAACGGTGATTTCGGAAATCATGGTGCTGCCGATGCGCGAAACCTCATGGCCGTAG
- a CDS encoding PRC-barrel domain-containing protein, translating to MQRTVGSADKAQQSRNEKPVRLARVSSGESCATDMLRECPVVTAEGEPIGRVEHLIVDVRTRQVRYVMVACRKGRRVSRVAIPWKTLYFDSALARLVFYTWS from the coding sequence ATGCAACGTACAGTCGGCAGCGCTGACAAGGCGCAGCAATCGAGAAACGAGAAACCGGTGCGTCTGGCCCGTGTTTCTTCTGGCGAATCCTGTGCGACGGACATGTTGCGCGAATGTCCGGTCGTGACGGCTGAAGGCGAGCCGATCGGGAGGGTGGAACACTTGATTGTCGACGTACGCACACGACAGGTACGCTATGTGATGGTGGCATGCCGCAAAGGGCGGCGCGTTTCCCGGGTTGCGATTCCGTGGAAGACGCTGTACTTCGATTCGGCACTGGCGCGGCTGGTGTTCTACACCTGGTCCTGA
- a CDS encoding DUF421 domain-containing protein has translation MDNLLSIEWAGLFGFTVPALELVIRGSAMYWFLFLVFRFVVRRDVGAVGIADLLVLFIVADAAQNAMAGEYTSISDGMVLVSTLIAWNLLLDWLSFRFDGVRRFAEPPAMHLIKDGRILKRNLRREWISDEELWTKLREHGVDSIQEVKAVYLEADGEISVIKREKQAS, from the coding sequence ATGGACAATCTTCTTTCGATCGAGTGGGCGGGACTATTCGGGTTCACCGTACCCGCGCTGGAGCTGGTGATTCGCGGCAGCGCGATGTACTGGTTCCTGTTCCTCGTTTTCCGCTTTGTGGTACGGCGCGACGTGGGGGCGGTAGGTATCGCCGACCTCCTGGTTCTGTTCATCGTCGCCGATGCTGCGCAGAACGCGATGGCAGGCGAGTACACCTCTATCAGCGACGGCATGGTGCTGGTGTCGACGCTGATCGCATGGAATCTCCTGCTTGACTGGCTGAGTTTTCGCTTCGATGGAGTTCGCCGCTTTGCCGAACCGCCGGCAATGCATCTGATCAAGGATGGCCGCATCCTGAAACGCAATCTGCGCAGGGAATGGATCAGCGACGAAGAGCTGTGGACGAAGTTGCGGGAGCATGGCGTGGACTCCATCCAGGAGGTCAAGGCCGTCTATCTGGAGGCGGATGGAGAGATCAGCGTGATCAAGCGGGAGAAGCAAGCGTCGTAA
- a CDS encoding PRC-barrel domain-containing protein, whose translation MPRFCRMLFLLALVMPAWTPVGAQTRSQDTRADRQALQQAPEPERNQRVYRASKIIGADVKDAQDKKLGEVRDLVLDSDRGEIAYLVVSFGGVMGAGGKYHALPWKALAPSDDGKSYVLRADRATVGKAPGFDRRHWPDMADQTWSAEVDRYWDSMVGQTPRNGISPNAGANSAAGTSGAKGASSRGEGGR comes from the coding sequence ATGCCCAGGTTCTGCCGGATGCTGTTTCTGCTCGCGCTTGTCATGCCGGCGTGGACGCCCGTCGGGGCGCAGACGCGTTCGCAGGACACGCGAGCGGATCGTCAGGCGCTGCAGCAGGCTCCCGAGCCGGAGCGGAATCAGCGTGTCTATCGCGCCAGCAAAATCATCGGCGCCGATGTCAAGGATGCGCAGGACAAGAAACTGGGCGAGGTCAGGGATCTCGTGCTGGACAGCGACCGCGGAGAGATCGCCTATCTGGTTGTGAGCTTTGGCGGCGTCATGGGAGCCGGCGGCAAATACCATGCGCTGCCATGGAAGGCGCTGGCGCCGAGCGACGACGGCAAATCCTATGTACTGCGCGCGGATCGTGCGACGGTCGGCAAGGCGCCCGGTTTCGACCGCCGGCACTGGCCCGACATGGCGGATCAGACGTGGAGTGCCGAAGTCGATCGCTACTGGGACAGCATGGTGGGGCAGACGCCGCGCAACGGCATTTCTCCGAATGCCGGTGCAAACAGTGCAGCCGGCACGAGCGGAGCAAAGGGGGCGAGTTCGCGCGGCGAGGGCGGGCGCTGA
- a CDS encoding D-glycero-alpha-D-manno-heptose-1,7-bisphosphate 7-phosphatase, with the protein MRAIFLDKDGTLIENVPHNVNPELIALTWLAGPALQLFQQMGYALFVVSNQPGIAHGCFTEASLETVRHRLAELLAQYGVSLNGFYYCPHSADGMVAPYATQCACRKPEPGMLRRAAQEHGIDLARSWMIGDILDDVEAGMRAGCRTALIDNGNETHWHLSALRTPHVIAPDLHAAAQRIALLDEVAAGRRREAGGS; encoded by the coding sequence ATGCGCGCAATCTTCCTCGACAAGGACGGCACTCTGATCGAGAACGTCCCCCACAACGTCAATCCGGAGCTGATCGCCCTGACATGGCTTGCCGGACCGGCACTGCAGCTCTTTCAGCAGATGGGCTATGCGCTCTTCGTGGTCAGCAATCAGCCCGGCATCGCGCATGGCTGCTTCACCGAAGCGTCGCTGGAAACGGTGCGGCATCGTCTGGCCGAACTGCTGGCGCAATACGGCGTCAGCCTGAACGGCTTCTACTATTGCCCGCACAGCGCGGATGGCATGGTCGCGCCTTATGCCACGCAATGCGCCTGCCGCAAACCGGAACCGGGCATGCTGCGCCGCGCAGCGCAGGAGCATGGCATCGACCTTGCGCGTTCATGGATGATCGGCGACATCCTCGACGACGTGGAGGCAGGCATGCGCGCCGGCTGCCGTACTGCATTGATCGACAATGGCAATGAAACGCACTGGCATCTGTCCGCATTGCGCACACCGCATGTCATTGCGCCCGACCTGCATGCCGCCGCGCAGCGCATCGCGTTGCTGGATGAGGTCGCCGCAGGCCGGCGACGGGAGGCCGGCGGATCATGA
- the waaF gene encoding lipopolysaccharide heptosyltransferase II, with protein sequence MTTSGWQRATNLLCVRLDYLGDVLMMTPAIRALKRAHPDRHVTLLTSSCGAAIASLVPEIDDTIEYAAPWMKGSEAHTPEIDFAMIASLRARHFDGAVVFTTYSQSALPAAMLCYHAGIPLRLAHCRENPYFLLTDWVAETEPRERVRHEVRRQLDLVASIDCRTDDERLSLRVPAVELAWARSRLHALGIDAAQPWILLHPGASAPSRRYPPELWREAAQQLARRTGYPLIFTGAADEAALVEQIRQGVPAAHSLAGMLNLDRLAACIALARLAIANNTGPAHIAAAVGTPVVDLYALTNPQHTPWQVANRVLFHDVPCRFCYKSVCPQGHQHCLTKVEPHTVADAAIELLQMEDDHMPESVGVLAIQPDMNSLHVVAGDPIQWK encoded by the coding sequence ATGACGACAAGCGGCTGGCAGCGTGCGACGAACCTGCTCTGCGTTCGCCTCGACTACCTCGGCGACGTGCTGATGATGACGCCGGCGATACGCGCGCTGAAGCGCGCCCACCCCGACCGCCATGTCACCCTGCTGACCTCGTCCTGCGGCGCGGCGATTGCCTCCCTTGTTCCGGAAATCGACGACACGATCGAATACGCCGCGCCATGGATGAAGGGCAGCGAAGCGCACACGCCCGAGATCGACTTCGCCATGATCGCGTCGCTGCGCGCGCGCCACTTCGATGGTGCAGTCGTCTTCACGACCTACAGCCAGAGCGCGCTGCCGGCTGCGATGCTGTGCTACCACGCCGGCATCCCGTTGCGGCTCGCGCATTGCCGCGAGAATCCGTACTTCCTGCTGACCGACTGGGTCGCGGAAACGGAACCGCGCGAGCGTGTCAGACACGAGGTCCGCCGCCAGCTCGATCTCGTGGCAAGCATCGATTGCCGCACGGACGATGAGCGGCTGTCGCTGCGCGTGCCGGCTGTGGAATTGGCATGGGCGCGAAGCCGGCTGCACGCGCTCGGCATCGATGCGGCGCAGCCATGGATTCTTCTGCACCCGGGCGCGAGCGCGCCATCGCGACGCTACCCGCCCGAACTGTGGCGCGAGGCGGCGCAACAGCTGGCAAGGCGCACCGGCTATCCGCTGATCTTCACCGGCGCGGCGGATGAGGCGGCGCTGGTGGAACAGATCAGGCAAGGTGTCCCCGCTGCGCATTCGCTGGCAGGCATGCTCAACCTCGACAGGCTCGCAGCCTGCATCGCACTGGCTCGCCTTGCGATCGCCAACAACACCGGACCGGCGCATATCGCGGCGGCCGTCGGCACGCCGGTCGTCGATCTCTATGCATTGACCAATCCGCAGCACACACCATGGCAAGTCGCAAACCGCGTGCTGTTTCATGACGTGCCCTGCCGCTTTTGCTACAAGAGCGTCTGTCCGCAGGGGCATCAGCATTGCCTGACGAAAGTCGAGCCGCACACCGTAGCCGACGCCGCCATCGAGTTATTGCAAATGGAGGATGACCATATGCCGGAATCCGTCGGCGTCCTCGCAATCCAGCCCGATATGAATTCACTGCACGTCGTTGCCGGCGACCCGATCCAGTGGAAGTAG
- a CDS encoding Ku protein has product MPPTTGNNSIDDNAGHAVDILAFIDARNIPFHHFKTSYRLVPAPGDERRYAYLHETLKRTQKAGIACVTIEAKLHLAALVLCGAALVLNTLHWAGEPDCPGTRDAAAERAGSGRDARMATRAACGASACGRPRRRSRRH; this is encoded by the coding sequence GTGCCCCCAACTACCGGGAACAACAGCATCGATGACAATGCAGGCCATGCGGTGGATATTCTCGCGTTTATCGATGCCCGGAATATCCCGTTTCATCATTTCAAGACGTCATACCGCCTGGTGCCCGCACCGGGCGACGAAAGGCGCTATGCATACCTGCACGAAACCCTGAAGCGCACGCAAAAAGCCGGCATCGCCTGTGTCACCATCGAAGCGAAGCTGCATCTGGCCGCGCTGGTGCTGTGTGGCGCGGCACTGGTGCTGAACACCTTGCATTGGGCAGGCGAGCCTGATTGTCCGGGTACCCGAGATGCTGCGGCAGAACGCGCCGGATCGGGAAGGGACGCTCGGATGGCCACGCGAGCGGCGTGCGGTGCATCGGCTTGCGGCAGACCGCGCAGACGCTCGCGCAGGCATTGA
- a CDS encoding mechanosensitive ion channel family protein, with translation MFPTRRINDMMFDFDALNPWLGTGRTFGRIFLIWLLAGISLGFLRRLLTAFRDHIVTRTTELRDSRRIGTLTSVFRYTSNVVITAMAAMLTMSELGISVAPVIATAGVAGIAVGFGAQSLVKDFFSGLFLLIENQVSEGDTIEAAGKSGYVERVTLRHIRIRDYDGSVHFIPNGMITTVTNKSRDFAYAIIDLNVPRSEDMETLFAAMRRTSDEMRQDTVLGSLILDDIDIAGVEKIEAASVNVRGRIKVIPAKQWHVRHEFLRRMKITLDEMRAKEG, from the coding sequence ATGTTTCCAACAAGAAGAATCAACGACATGATGTTCGACTTCGATGCATTGAATCCATGGCTCGGTACGGGGCGCACGTTTGGCCGTATCTTCCTCATCTGGCTGCTTGCCGGCATATCGCTGGGTTTTCTGCGCAGGCTGCTGACCGCGTTTCGTGATCACATCGTCACGCGGACGACCGAACTGCGCGATTCCAGGCGCATCGGAACCTTGACCAGCGTGTTCCGGTATACCTCGAACGTCGTGATCACCGCGATGGCGGCGATGCTGACCATGAGTGAACTCGGGATATCGGTCGCGCCCGTCATTGCGACCGCCGGGGTGGCAGGCATCGCGGTCGGTTTCGGCGCGCAGAGTCTGGTGAAGGATTTTTTCAGCGGCCTGTTCCTGTTGATAGAGAATCAGGTCAGCGAGGGCGACACCATCGAAGCGGCAGGCAAGTCGGGATATGTCGAGCGCGTGACCTTGCGCCACATCCGTATCCGCGATTATGACGGCAGCGTGCACTTCATTCCCAACGGCATGATCACGACGGTGACCAACAAGAGCCGCGATTTCGCCTATGCCATCATCGACCTGAACGTGCCGCGCAGCGAGGATATGGAAACCCTGTTCGCGGCCATGCGCCGTACCAGCGACGAGATGCGGCAGGATACCGTGCTTGGATCGCTCATTCTTGACGACATCGATATCGCCGGCGTGGAAAAGATCGAGGCCGCATCGGTCAATGTGCGGGGTCGCATCAAGGTCATTCCCGCAAAACAGTGGCACGTGCGCCACGAGTTTCTGCGGCGCATGAAGATAACGCTGGACGAGATGAGAGCGAAAGAGGGGTGA
- a CDS encoding glycosyltransferase, with protein MQKRLKILTWHTHGSYLHYLSRAPHDFHVLSKPDRPPGYGGKCGHLPWGENVIDMPVAEVRNHQFDCILFQDDAQYLTDQHVYLSEAQRRLPKIYLEHDTPRDHPTAMPHPVDDPAILLVHVTHFNALMWDNRRTPVRIIEHGVSVPDGVDYDGGKARGLVVVNHLARRGRRLGSDLYLRAREQVPLDLVGMGADEMPGGLGEILHAQLPAFAAAYRFFFHPIRYTSLGLAVIEAMMVGVPVVALATTEMPTVIDNGVSGYANTNLDKLIIHMQDLLADPDGARLLGVAGQRIARERFHIGRFVEDWNSAFRMVAM; from the coding sequence ATGCAAAAAAGACTGAAAATCCTGACCTGGCACACACATGGCAGCTACCTCCACTACCTGAGCCGGGCGCCGCACGATTTCCATGTTCTCTCCAAACCGGACCGCCCGCCCGGTTATGGCGGAAAATGCGGCCACCTGCCGTGGGGCGAGAACGTGATCGACATGCCGGTCGCTGAAGTCAGGAATCATCAGTTCGATTGCATCCTGTTCCAGGATGACGCGCAATACCTGACGGATCAGCATGTCTACCTGAGCGAAGCGCAGCGCCGCCTGCCGAAAATCTATCTCGAACACGACACCCCGCGCGATCATCCGACCGCCATGCCGCATCCCGTCGATGACCCCGCGATCCTGCTGGTGCATGTCACGCACTTCAATGCCTTGATGTGGGACAACCGCCGTACGCCGGTACGCATCATCGAGCATGGCGTGAGCGTGCCCGACGGGGTGGACTATGACGGCGGCAAGGCACGCGGTCTGGTCGTGGTCAATCATCTGGCCAGGCGCGGCCGACGCCTGGGCAGCGACCTCTATCTACGTGCGCGGGAGCAGGTGCCGCTCGACCTGGTCGGCATGGGTGCGGATGAAATGCCCGGCGGCCTCGGTGAAATCCTGCATGCGCAGCTGCCCGCGTTCGCCGCCGCCTACCGTTTCTTCTTCCATCCGATCCGCTATACCAGCCTCGGCCTCGCCGTCATCGAGGCGATGATGGTGGGCGTGCCGGTAGTGGCGCTGGCGACCACCGAGATGCCGACTGTCATCGACAACGGCGTATCGGGCTACGCAAACACCAATCTCGACAAGCTGATCATCCACATGCAAGACCTGCTGGCCGATCCGGACGGGGCGCGCCTGCTGGGCGTCGCCGGACAGCGCATCGCGCGCGAACGCTTCCACATCGGCCGATTCGTTGAAGACTGGAATTCGGCCTTCAGAATGGTTGCGATGTAG
- a CDS encoding glycine zipper 2TM domain-containing protein: protein MSPGKMKALAIVPVVFALGACGSTSQPTYGNSTSPASAASTSSASGYGVVQSIDVVQRQAQGSALGMVGGAVVGGLLGNQIGSGTGRTAATVAGAAGGALAGNQVSKNMSAGEQSYRVVVVMDNGSTQTLTQDAPPAVQKGERVRLQNGAIVERIAR, encoded by the coding sequence ATGTCCCCAGGAAAAATGAAAGCGTTGGCCATCGTCCCCGTCGTGTTCGCTCTTGGCGCATGCGGCAGCACCTCGCAGCCGACCTACGGCAACAGCACTTCTCCGGCCAGCGCTGCATCGACCAGCAGTGCCAGCGGCTATGGCGTGGTGCAATCGATTGACGTGGTGCAGCGTCAAGCGCAAGGTTCGGCGCTGGGAATGGTGGGCGGCGCTGTGGTCGGCGGCCTGCTCGGCAATCAGATCGGATCGGGTACCGGACGAACCGCCGCGACTGTTGCGGGTGCGGCAGGCGGCGCGCTGGCAGGAAACCAGGTGTCGAAGAACATGAGTGCCGGCGAACAATCCTATCGTGTTGTGGTGGTGATGGATAACGGCTCCACGCAGACGCTCACGCAGGATGCGCCGCCTGCCGTGCAGAAGGGCGAACGCGTCAGGCTGCAAAACGGCGCGATCGTCGAACGTATCGCCAGGTAA
- a CDS encoding hemerythrin domain-containing protein, whose amino-acid sequence MSRNADTRTSSRTTPKTAPKGAHHASGHDVLDLLSEDHKNVRKMFDQFEKMKESEKADGEMKQSLIEHACAELTIHAQVEEEIFYPAMRNAIDDMAMLDEAEVEHAAAKQLITELSSMQPDDALYDAKFTVLGEYIKHHIDEEEKEMFKKARKSDADLMTLADQVQHRKDELREEMGISPMDEEGGKKASRMTKGKQVH is encoded by the coding sequence ATGTCACGCAATGCAGATACCAGGACATCTTCCCGCACCACTCCGAAGACAGCCCCCAAAGGCGCCCACCATGCATCCGGACACGACGTTCTCGACCTTCTTTCCGAAGATCACAAGAACGTACGAAAAATGTTCGATCAGTTCGAAAAGATGAAGGAAAGCGAGAAGGCGGATGGAGAAATGAAGCAATCGCTGATTGAACACGCATGCGCGGAACTCACGATCCATGCCCAGGTGGAAGAGGAAATTTTCTACCCGGCCATGCGCAATGCGATCGACGATATGGCTATGCTGGACGAAGCAGAAGTCGAGCATGCTGCGGCCAAACAACTGATCACCGAACTATCGTCGATGCAGCCGGACGATGCGTTGTATGACGCCAAATTCACAGTGCTTGGCGAATACATAAAGCATCACATCGACGAAGAGGAAAAGGAGATGTTCAAGAAGGCGCGCAAATCGGATGCAGACTTGATGACGCTGGCCGATCAAGTACAGCATCGCAAGGATGAATTGCGCGAAGAGATGGGAATATCCCCGATGGATGAAGAGGGCGGAAAGAAGGCGTCCCGCATGACGAAAGGCAAGCAAGTGCATTGA
- a CDS encoding glycosyltransferase family 4 protein, protein MRKIALISEHASPLATLGGTDSGGQNVYVAHLARQLARSGYLIDVFTRADSKSQNQVVRWLPNVRIVHVTAGPRHFIPKEAMLPHMEQFSRSVLRYAHRQKIPYDLVHANFFMSGMVARQLQQALDIPFVITFHALGLVRRLSQGQADGFPDIRFAIEKQLMRDAARIIAECPQDRLDMEALYDAPGDKIDIVPCGFDPEEFAPLAVDARQQLGFGQEDFIVLQLGRMVPRKGVDNVIRATAILQQRYGTPAQLVIVGGNTECPDPVMTPELGRLMELAQSLGIADSVKFTGQRGRDQLRYYYSAANVFCTTPWYEPFGITPVEAMACGTPVVGTAVGGIKTTVVDGETGYLVPPNDPDALAERLAWLQRHPHMAQRLGWAGMRRAYRQYTWRNVASRISDVYEAAIEAATPYGTEARVAAAGDAGLSG, encoded by the coding sequence ATGCGAAAGATTGCCTTGATCAGCGAGCATGCCTCGCCGCTGGCCACGCTCGGCGGTACCGACAGCGGCGGACAGAATGTGTACGTCGCCCATCTTGCGCGGCAGCTGGCCCGTTCCGGCTACTTGATCGATGTGTTCACGCGTGCCGATTCGAAATCGCAGAATCAGGTTGTCCGTTGGTTGCCGAATGTACGCATCGTGCATGTGACTGCGGGCCCGCGTCATTTCATTCCCAAGGAAGCGATGCTGCCGCACATGGAGCAATTCAGCCGCTCCGTGCTGCGTTATGCGCATCGTCAAAAAATTCCGTATGACCTTGTTCACGCCAATTTCTTCATGTCCGGCATGGTCGCCCGACAATTGCAACAGGCCTTGGACATTCCCTTCGTCATCACCTTCCATGCGCTCGGTCTGGTGCGGCGTCTGTCCCAGGGACAGGCCGACGGTTTTCCCGATATCCGCTTCGCGATCGAAAAGCAGCTCATGCGGGATGCCGCCCGCATCATTGCCGAATGTCCGCAAGACCGGCTGGACATGGAGGCTCTGTATGACGCGCCGGGCGACAAGATCGATATCGTGCCGTGCGGTTTCGACCCCGAGGAATTCGCCCCGCTGGCGGTCGATGCGCGCCAGCAATTGGGATTCGGCCAGGAAGATTTCATCGTGCTGCAGCTTGGGCGCATGGTGCCGCGCAAGGGTGTGGACAACGTGATCCGCGCGACAGCGATATTGCAGCAGCGTTACGGAACGCCGGCGCAACTGGTAATCGTCGGCGGCAATACGGAATGCCCCGATCCGGTCATGACCCCGGAGCTGGGGCGGCTGATGGAACTGGCGCAATCGCTCGGCATCGCCGACAGCGTCAAGTTCACCGGGCAACGCGGACGCGACCAGTTGCGCTACTACTACAGCGCCGCCAACGTATTTTGCACCACGCCATGGTACGAACCGTTTGGCATCACGCCGGTAGAGGCGATGGCATGCGGCACACCGGTGGTCGGCACGGCAGTCGGTGGTATCAAGACAACGGTGGTCGATGGTGAAACCGGCTATCTCGTGCCGCCGAACGATCCCGATGCCCTGGCGGAACGACTGGCATGGCTGCAACGGCATCCGCATATGGCACAGCGCCTTGGCTGGGCCGGCATGCGCCGCGCGTACCGGCAATACACATGGCGCAACGTCGCGTCCCGCATTTCCGACGTCTATGAAGCGGCAATCGAAGCGGCAACGCCATACGGGACCGAAGCGCGCGTGGCGGCAGCCGGCGATGCGGGCTTGAGCGGTTGA